GATGTTTTTTCAAAGGTTGTAACTCTGTCGTCAACTCTACCATAATTGTATCTACAGATCTGGGGAAATCAAGGTAATTTTTCGCTTATTTTAGATTTAAAAATCTACTTTAGCTAGGGCTCACTTTTTCTCTTGAGTTAGCTTATTAATCTTTCAGAAAATCCCTATAATTGTGCCACATTCACTGGTTTTTGGCAATGTTTTTGGTGACTTTTTTAAAATTCTCTTTCCCCGATGGAAGTACGGAGATCCAAGAACTCTTAAAAGCCTTGTCAAAATCCCTCCACTGACTTCTTCAATAAGATAATCCCACAGTTGCCGCTAATTTGTCCAAAAAAAATGCTGTTTAAGTACCCGCATTTTCTATTGCTATGATTTATAAGATTTAAGAATAATTTTGTTACTATCGCCTGGTTTTTTGCCCAAAGAATCCAAATGCCTTAAATATTATAGCAGTGCGCATTAATAAAGTTAGGTGTAGGGCGAGTGGGGAGGTACAAGGATAACTTGGTGGACAGGAGGACAAAGAAGATTTTTACCCTTTAAGATCCCTTTTCCCTTGATCCGTAGCGGCAAGCAGTATTTACCAGTATGACTGATTATGATTATTATTGTTCAATATATATGATTATTATTATCATTTTTATTTTTTATGAAAATAACTTTTTTAAAATAAATTAAACAAAGCTTTAACTTTAATTAACCATTTCTTAAACAAAACAAGTTATAAAGTATAAAGTAAGAGTTTTAAAAGTAAAAAAAACGATTACTTGACAAGATTTTATTTAGTTCTTTTTGGAATCAAACTAACACAATGGCTAAAAATGTAATTATCATGATTGGCGATGGCATGGGCTGGGAACCTGCTCGCGCTGCGGCGATCGCTAGACAAATTGAAGAAGGACAAGCTGGAAACAACTTAAGAGACTTCTATACCCAAGGAACAGGACAAGGACTAAACTTTCAGACTCTAGAAAACTATAGCTTAGCTACAACATACGGCACTACAATAGCTAATGAGAACGGAAGATTTAGCACAGGAGTATCTGCTTTAGATAACTCCAGTTCTTTGACTGGTAATAGTCTAATTCGCCCAGGATTTGAATTTAGCCCAGAATTTAATCCCGGTACTGAAGCTGATGGGGGAGCACTTGTAGTCGATGGAGCAACCGGAAATCTGGTAGGATACGATCCCCTTCGAGGAGGTGTTAATCCTTGGACACCCGGAAATGATCCAGAGTACATCAAGCACAGCTATCCCGACTCTGCCAATACCGCGACTACTTTGTACACTGGGGTAAAAAGCTACAATAACGCCATTGGTGTTGATATTTTCGAGCAACCGCTAGAATCAATTTTAGCGACGGCTAACAAAATTGGTAAATCCACCGGCTTAGTATCATCCGTACCTATAGACCACGCTACTCCAGGGGCTGCCGCAGCTAACGTAAATCGCCGTAACAAGTACGACGACGAATTTCCTTCTTTAGATAACATTTTACAACAAGAATTAAGAGAGTTTCAACCAACAGTTTTACTAGGTGGAGGTCATCCTCTTTCTTCCGTTGATGAAGCACCTTTACCCGAAGGAGTAGAACCAGATTTTACTTACATCACACCAGAAACCTACTCAGAACTGAGTAATAATCCCCAAAGCAACATTTATGGCTATAATTTCCTAGAAAGGGGAAATGACGCCGCTCAAAGACTATTAGCCAACGCTGCAACAGTTGATCCCGAAGCAGGTGAAAGACTACTCGGTCTTTATGGAGCGCGGGGTCAAAATGGCAACTTACCGGTAGCAGGGGCCAGAGGAGACTTTTCACCCACAGGTTTCGACCAATTCTCTCTATTTAGCTCAACTTCGGGAGAGAATCAAATACCTACTCCTGACTTAGAAAGACCTTTAGCACCAGGAGAAACTGACGAGGAATTTATCGCGACCGAACGCAATGAAAATCCCACTCTCAATGATTTAACCACAGCCGCATTAGATGTACTCGAAGACGATAACGAGGGGTTTTGGTTAATGGTCGAAGGTGGAGATATTGACTGGGCCTTACACGATAACAATCTCGACAATCTTATCGGTAACGTAAATCAGTTCGATCAAGCCGTCGGTACAGTAATTGACTGGATTGACAATAATGGTGGCTGGGAAGAAAACCTATTGATTGTCACAGCGGATCACGACCACTACATGACTCTCAATCAGAATTTTCCGCAACTTTTACGTACTCAAGGAGCAGAAGCTTTAACCTATGAGGCGCATCAACCCAATACCGCCGGTCATTACTTTGGTTCCGAGAATGACATTAAGTATGGTTGGGGAAGTCACAGTAATCGCCCTGTTCCAATTTACTATCAAGGAAGCGGTTCAGAAGTACTTGATAGTCTAATCGGACAAGGTTATCAAGCTTATGGAAACGATGTCCCAGGAGTTGATAACCTCAATGATCAAATACACATTTATCAAACTATGTACGCAGCCGTGACCAACGGTGCTCCCCCAGTTCCCGTTCCTCCAGTTCCCGATCCCAATTTGCAAGAAATAATTCCGGATGAACCCACCATTCGCTACGCCGAAAGTGGCGGAGACTTTCTGGAAGCGGGCACCAATGAAATTATTATTGGTGGTGATGGGAACGATTTTGTCGACGCTTCCGTAGGTGGAGGTGACAATCGCATTTATGGTCGTGATGGGAACGATACTCTTTTAGGAGGCTTTAACGGCTTACTCGTAGGAGATCGAGGCGAAGACGCAATTTACGCCGGAAACGGAGGTAATACCCTTATTGGTGGTCCAGGAAGAGATCAATTCTGGATCGCCTACGGTAGTATTCCAAATACAGCTAACATTATTACGGATTTTGTTCCGGGTACTGATGTTATTGGGTTCTCCGGATTATCTGACGCTTCAACCTTTGAAGATTTGTCCATAGTAGCCAGCGGTTCTGATAGTCGTATTCTTTTAACAGATACTTTTTTAGTCATAGCTGTCCTTGAAAATGTTCAACCTGAAAGTTTGACCGATCAGAGTTTTGTTTTTGTCTAAATTAGTCTGACAATATTAAGCAGGGTAGAGCTAGATTGAGCTAGACTCTGCTTTTTTTATGTCAAACAATCGAGGAGTTGTTGACGCAGTTTCTCGTGATCTAAATTTTGACCAATTAACACCAATTGATTTTTAGGATCGCCTTTCCACTGATCATCTTCTATGCTAAAGCGTTTACCGCTGAGATGAAAAATATGACGATGGGGACTCTCATCGAACCAAAGGATACCCTTAGCGCGGAAAATTGATTCAGGAAGCTGATTATCTAAAAAGTTTTGAAACTTGCGAATTGCTAAAGGGCGATCGCTTACGAAAGACAATGAAGTAAACCCATCATTTTCCAGATGATTGGAGTGATGATGATGATGGTCATGATCATGATCGTGAGCGTGATGGTGATGATGATCATGCTTAGGTTGAAAATACTGATCCGACTCGAATAAACCCACGCTTAAAATCAAAGGTAAAGGTACTTGAGATTTAGTCGTGCGGAGGATTCTCGCTCCTGATTTAATATCTTTAATCCTCAGTTCTAATCTATCTACATCAGCTTCGTCAACTAAATCAACTTTGTTGAGAATGATAATATCACCGTAGGTAATTTGACTATAAGCGGCTTCAGAGTTGAATAAATCCAGACTAAAATTCTCACAATCTACCAGAGTAACAATAGAATCAAGACGAGTCATATCTCTTAATTCAGTCCCCAAGAAAGTTAAAGCTACGGGTAGAGGATCGGCTAAACCAGTAGTTTCTACTACCATATAGTCAATTTTTTCTTCTCTTTCTAAAACCTTATAAACCGCTTCTACCAGGTCATTATTGATGGTACAACAAACACAACCGTTATTGAGAGCGACTAGATTATCGTTTGTCTCAACGATTAACTCATTGTCTATACCAATTTCGCC
The genomic region above belongs to Gloeocapsa sp. PCC 73106 and contains:
- a CDS encoding alkaline phosphatase is translated as MAKNVIIMIGDGMGWEPARAAAIARQIEEGQAGNNLRDFYTQGTGQGLNFQTLENYSLATTYGTTIANENGRFSTGVSALDNSSSLTGNSLIRPGFEFSPEFNPGTEADGGALVVDGATGNLVGYDPLRGGVNPWTPGNDPEYIKHSYPDSANTATTLYTGVKSYNNAIGVDIFEQPLESILATANKIGKSTGLVSSVPIDHATPGAAAANVNRRNKYDDEFPSLDNILQQELREFQPTVLLGGGHPLSSVDEAPLPEGVEPDFTYITPETYSELSNNPQSNIYGYNFLERGNDAAQRLLANAATVDPEAGERLLGLYGARGQNGNLPVAGARGDFSPTGFDQFSLFSSTSGENQIPTPDLERPLAPGETDEEFIATERNENPTLNDLTTAALDVLEDDNEGFWLMVEGGDIDWALHDNNLDNLIGNVNQFDQAVGTVIDWIDNNGGWEENLLIVTADHDHYMTLNQNFPQLLRTQGAEALTYEAHQPNTAGHYFGSENDIKYGWGSHSNRPVPIYYQGSGSEVLDSLIGQGYQAYGNDVPGVDNLNDQIHIYQTMYAAVTNGAPPVPVPPVPDPNLQEIIPDEPTIRYAESGGDFLEAGTNEIIIGGDGNDFVDASVGGGDNRIYGRDGNDTLLGGFNGLLVGDRGEDAIYAGNGGNTLIGGPGRDQFWIAYGSIPNTANIITDFVPGTDVIGFSGLSDASTFEDLSIVASGSDSRILLTDTFLVIAVLENVQPESLTDQSFVFV
- a CDS encoding GTP-binding protein, whose protein sequence is MQSLDVPKQGLPVTIITGFLGSGKTTLLNHILTNQQGLKTAVLVNEFGEIGIDNELIVETNDNLVALNNGCVCCTINNDLVEAVYKVLEREEKIDYMVVETTGLADPLPVALTFLGTELRDMTRLDSIVTLVDCENFSLDLFNSEAAYSQITYGDIIILNKVDLVDEADVDRLELRIKDIKSGARILRTTKSQVPLPLILSVGLFESDQYFQPKHDHHHHHAHDHDHDHHHHHSNHLENDGFTSLSFVSDRPLAIRKFQNFLDNQLPESIFRAKGILWFDESPHRHIFHLSGKRFSIEDDQWKGDPKNQLVLIGQNLDHEKLRQQLLDCLT